AACCGTAGCTTATTGTTCAATGATGTCAGAAAATGTTGTGATCCAGATTTGAGTGCTTAAGCTGCCATCACAGCCTATTCTACTGAATCCCAATGCAGAACAGGCAAATCCGTAGGCTTTCTACATCAACTGTTATTGTTCGGGTAATTAACCTGGACAGAACTAAACATACTGAGTCTGTACGGGTTCTGTTAACATATAAGCTGCAAGGAAATTGGCCTCATTAGGGCAGGATTGGGTTTCATGGTAGATAAACGTCGTGGATTTATTGGTGTGGTGTTGGTGTTAGCTGTAATCGCCTTTGTGGGATTTTCTATGGGGCCACTGATTAGTGGGATTGTGGAAAACAATCAGTCGAAACGACAACCCGCTCCAACACCGACGCAATCGGCTCAAACAAGTCAGCAATCGGATTTACAAGCTCAAGCTCGCGGTTATGAGTTGGTGTTGCAGCGAGAACCCGATAATGAAACCGCCTTGAAGGGTTTATTGCAAGCTAAGTTAGAACTGATTCGGTTTAAACAAGCCGAGATTAAGGATGTGATCGAACCCTTAGAGAAACTGGCGAAAAAACATCCTGAAGATACGCGCTACAGTGTGCTGTTGGCACAAGCGAAAGCGTATACCGGAGATCAAGAGGGAGCAGCCCAAACCTATCGCACGGTTTTAGCGAGTAAACCGGGAGATATTCAAGCGTTACAAGGTTTAGTGAATCTCTTTTTAGAACAAAAACGTCCTGAAGCAGCAATTGGATTATTACAGGATACGCTCAAATCGGCTGCGAATGCCAATCAAACCGTACCGGGTACGATTGATGAAATGTCAGTGCAGTTGATTTTAGGTCAAGTTTACGCCGAAGACAAACGTTATGAGGAAGCGATGGCGATTTACGATGAAGCCATTAAAAATAACGACCAAGATTTTCGCCCTGTTTATGCAAAAGCTTTGATTCTCAAACAACAAGGGAATTCAGAAGAAGCTGAAGCTTTATTTGCTCAAGCTGTTGATTTAGCTCCGGCGGTTTATAAAGATCAAATTCAAAAACAAGCAGGTGGTAGTATTGCTCCGGCTAAGTCGGGTGAACCTGTTTCTCCGAATAATACCCAAACAGAATCCGCACCCGCGACAGAGCTTCCTAAACCTCAGCCATCTACTCCAGAATCGAGTAACTAATTTCCTACAATAGAAAGGAGTAAAAACCTTAATTTTTGTAATGATGAACCTGAAGCGTTTAGGCCATGTTGCCATTTGTGTGAATGATATTGACTCATCAGCAGTGTTTTATCAAAACTTAGGCATGAACTTGGTCTGGAAGGATGCGGACTGGGCGTATTTAAAAGCGGGTGAGGATGGATTGGCTTTACTGAGTCCGGGTTACGATCAAGCTGGCCCCCATTTTGGTTTTGTTTTTAGCGATCGCAGCGAGATGGAAAGCGCCTATCAAGCCTTAAAAGCTCAAGGTGTTCCCGTGAGTGACCTTCATGAACATCGGGATGGTACGGCTTCTTTTTATGGTCGTGATCCTGACGGAAATGGCTTTGAATATCTGTATGAACCCAGTACCTGAGTGCAGAAAGTTTTAACAGAAATAACTTTTGGCTCTGATCAATTCTGAAAAACTATGTTTCAAAAAATCCGACTGGTAAATCGCCGGAGTTCGCTATTTTATGCTTGGGCTGAGGTGGATTGGTGGTTAATGGTTAGCTGTATTAGCCTAACCTTATTTGCGGGAATTATGATCCGCAGTGTGGAATTAAATCAAGGATTAACGGATTGGTGGCAACATTGGGTTACAGGAGCCGTGGGTTTAATCTTAGCCCTGATTTTTTCCCGTTGTCGTTATGAACGTCTGGTCAAGTGGAAATGGGTAATTTATGGCGTTACCAATCTATCTTTGATTGCAGTACAAATTATTGGAACAACCGCATTAGGAGCACAACGCTGGATTAATATTGCCGGGTTTCATGTTCAACCCTCGGAATTTGCCAAAGTCGGAATTATTATTACCCTGGCGGCGTTACTTCAAGAGTTAAGATCCCCAAATTTGGGGGATATGATTCGGATTTTAGCGATCGCTGCGGTTCCTTGGGGATTAGTGTTTATTGAGCCAAAT
This genomic stretch from Planktothrix serta PCC 8927 harbors:
- a CDS encoding tetratricopeptide repeat protein, producing the protein MVDKRRGFIGVVLVLAVIAFVGFSMGPLISGIVENNQSKRQPAPTPTQSAQTSQQSDLQAQARGYELVLQREPDNETALKGLLQAKLELIRFKQAEIKDVIEPLEKLAKKHPEDTRYSVLLAQAKAYTGDQEGAAQTYRTVLASKPGDIQALQGLVNLFLEQKRPEAAIGLLQDTLKSAANANQTVPGTIDEMSVQLILGQVYAEDKRYEEAMAIYDEAIKNNDQDFRPVYAKALILKQQGNSEEAEALFAQAVDLAPAVYKDQIQKQAGGSIAPAKSGEPVSPNNTQTESAPATELPKPQPSTPESSN
- a CDS encoding VOC family protein, which produces MNLKRLGHVAICVNDIDSSAVFYQNLGMNLVWKDADWAYLKAGEDGLALLSPGYDQAGPHFGFVFSDRSEMESAYQALKAQGVPVSDLHEHRDGTASFYGRDPDGNGFEYLYEPST